In Campylobacter concisus, one genomic interval encodes:
- a CDS encoding aminofutalosine synthase MqnE codes for MNLLQKLESGERLSKQEAFSLYELDLFTLAKFADKKRRKLHGNKVFFNVNRHINPTNICADICKFCAFSAHRKNPNPYLMSHEEILKIVDESVSHGAKEIHIVSAHNATSGWQWYLEIFKKIKADHPELHVKAMTAAEIDFLSRHYGLSYDEVIEKMLEYGVDSMPGGGAEIFDEEIRAKICKGKVSSENWLKIHKMWHNHGKQSNATMLFGHIESRENRIDHMLRIRDLQDETGGFNAFIPLVYQRENNYLKDVKFLGSAEILKTMAISRLVLDNVPHIKAYWATSTLNLAMIAQEFGADDLDGTIEKESIQSAAGANSANGVTLKTFCDLIKTSGFTPVERDSLYNELKIY; via the coding sequence ATGAATCTATTACAAAAACTAGAAAGTGGCGAGAGATTAAGCAAGCAAGAGGCTTTTTCGCTTTATGAGCTTGATCTTTTTACCTTGGCTAAATTTGCCGATAAAAAGCGCAGAAAACTGCACGGCAACAAGGTCTTTTTTAATGTAAATCGCCATATCAATCCAACAAATATCTGTGCTGATATCTGTAAATTTTGCGCATTTTCAGCCCACAGAAAAAATCCAAATCCATACCTAATGAGCCACGAAGAAATTTTAAAGATCGTTGATGAGAGCGTGAGCCACGGCGCAAAAGAGATACACATCGTCTCCGCCCACAACGCAACTAGCGGCTGGCAGTGGTACTTAGAAATTTTTAAAAAGATAAAGGCAGATCATCCAGAGCTTCATGTAAAGGCGATGACGGCGGCTGAGATTGATTTTTTGTCAAGGCATTACGGCTTAAGCTACGATGAGGTGATAGAAAAGATGCTCGAATATGGCGTCGATAGCATGCCAGGCGGCGGGGCTGAAATTTTTGATGAAGAGATCAGGGCTAAAATTTGCAAAGGCAAAGTAAGTAGCGAGAACTGGCTAAAGATCCACAAAATGTGGCACAATCACGGCAAACAAAGCAACGCAACAATGCTTTTTGGCCACATAGAAAGTCGTGAAAATAGGATCGATCACATGCTAAGGATAAGGGACTTGCAGGACGAAACTGGCGGATTTAACGCATTTATCCCACTTGTCTATCAAAGAGAAAATAACTACTTAAAAGATGTGAAATTTCTAGGATCAGCTGAAATTTTAAAGACTATGGCGATATCTCGCTTGGTGCTTGATAATGTCCCACACATAAAGGCATACTGGGCTACATCGACCTTAAATTTAGCGATGATAGCGCAGGAATTTGGCGCTGATGATCTTGATGGCACGATAGAAAAAGAGAGCATCCAAAGTGCAGCTGGCGCAAATAGCGCAAATGGCGTTACATTAAAGACATTTTGCGATCTCATAAAGACATCTGGTTTTACGCCGGTTGAGCGTGATAGCTTATATAACGAACTTAAAATTTACTAA